The nucleotide sequence TCATTGAAAAACTAACTAATAAGGCAGCAAACGAACCAACTATAACGATTACAAATGACTTAACATCAACAAATGCCATGAGTGAGGTTCCGGGCCCTAGCATACCATAGAGTAGCATGACAATACCAACTACAATCCCAATAATACTTAAATTATCTTTTTTCATTGTGTTCACTTCCTCAAAATCTAATTATTTGTATCTTTTATTATTCTTCTAAACGTTCATTATAATTCAACTTACAACAATGGAATTATTTCCAATATTATTAAAAAAGAAAGTACATACATAACGTATGTACTTTAATTAATTTTTGAAAATTTCATAAAATTTATTTCTCTAAAGAACTTAAACATTTATTGTAGAATTCTTTCATTTCCTTATCAAATCTAACGATCTTAAAATCTTTTTTTGTTACACAAACAATAGTAACAAATGCTCTAGTCTTTTCCTCATTCTTATCATTAAATATCCTTTGTTCATAGATCATCTTAACCTTTGATAATTTATGTATAGATGTTTCTACATGAATATTTTCATCATAACGGGCTGGACTCATAAACTTTATATCCATTTCATAAACAGGAAATAAAAATCCTTTCCGCTCAAAGTCCATCATATTAAATCCACTATCTTTTATGAAATTTGTTCTCCCAATCTCCATCCAAATTAAATAATTCGAATGATAAACAACACCCATTTGATCTGTTTCAGAATATCTAACTTCTATATCCTTTATCGACTTCAAACTATTTACCCCCAAAAAATTATTTCAATATACCAACCCTCTTCAAAATAATATCAACATTTTTCATATAATAATCAATACTAAAACATTCTTCAACTTCAAGAAGAGTTAAGTATTTCAAAATTTCTGAATCATTAATTAGCATTTCTTTAAATTCCAACTTGTTTGTAAAACAATTCATCGCCAAAGATTGAACAATGTCATAAGCCTCTTCTCTCGACAATCCTTTATTTATTAAACTATTCATAACCCTTTGCGAAAAAATAATTCCATAAGTTTTATTTATATTTTCAAGCATATTATCTTCAAATACAACCAAGTTCTCCAAAATATTTTTCATTCTATTGAGCATATAATCAATTAAAATCGTAGCATCAGGAAGTATTATTCTCTCTGCACTCGAATGCGAAATATCCCTTTCATGCCAGAGTGAAATATTTTCAAAAGATGTAACCGTATAACCTCTTAGAACACGGGCACACCCTGCTATATTTTCACTAGAAATTGGATTTCTTTTATGTGGCATAGCACTCGATCCTTTTTGTCCTTTTACAAATCTTTCTTCAACTTCACGAACTTCCGTTCTTTGAAGATGTCTTATCTCTACTCCAATTTTTTCAAGAGTCGATCCAATTAAAGATATAGTTGACATATAAAAAGCATGTCTATCTCTTTGAAGAGTTTGAGTTGATATACTTGATGAATTAATTCCAAGTTTATTGCAAACATAATCTTGTATAAATGGATCAATGTTTGAATAATTCCCAACAGCACCACTTATTTTACCAACCTCAACATCTCGTGATGATAATTTAAACCTCTCCAAATTTCTCATCATCTCATCGTACCATAGAGCAAATTTCAAACCAAATGAAGTTATGTCAGCATGAATTCCATGAGTTCTACCTATACAGGGTACTTTTTTATATTCAATAGCTTTTTCTCTTAAAACATCAAGTATTTCTTCTATATCCCTAAGTATAATTTCATTTGCTTGCTTTAAAATATATCCATATGCCGTATCAACAACATCAGTGCTTGTAAGGCCATAATGAATCCACTTCTTCTCTTCTCCTAAAGATTCACTAAGTGCTCTTGTAAAAGCAACAACATCATGTCTTGTTTCTCTTTCAAGCTCAAGCATTCTATGCACATCAACTTTACAATTTTCCCAAAGCTTTTTAACATCATCTTTAGGTATAACCCCAAGCTCACTAAAAGCTTTACTAGATAACAATTCAACTTTTAACCAAGAATTAAATTTATTTTCATCACTCCATACATTGGTCATTTCTTTCCGTGAATATCTCTTAATCATACTACTTTAACCCTACACTTCTCTGCACTACTACATTGTGCAGCTTCAATAATTTTCATAACATCAATAGCCTCTTCTGGTTTTACAAATAATTCTCCACCATCATTTATAGCATGATAAATATTGTCATAATATTTCCCATAATCACCTATCTCTGTTACTATCTTCTCTTCCAAAAATTCATTTTCACTGACTCTACAAAGAGTTCCAAAATATTTTTCTTCATCAACTCCCAAATCTGATTCCCAAGGTCGCATTCCCGAAATCAGTCTACCCTCTTGCAAATCTTTTCCGTATTTTATAAAACTTCCTTTTGTTCCATGAATTGCAAAATGAGGTCCAGACATCGCAACAACTTCACCAGATGATAACACAACTTTTTTATCTTTATAATATAAATACACTTGGAAATTATCAATTCCAGAAGACTCATTACGTTGTTTTCTTAAATCGGCATAAACCTCATTTGGCATCCCAAATATATTGTAAGCTTGATCAATCAAATGAACTCCAATATCATATAAAAGATCTATCCCTTTTCCACCATCAACCTTCCATTGTTTCTTATTCTTGCCAGTTACAAATCGATCAAAATGGCATTCATAATCCAAAACTTCACCAATCATATTTTCATTTATTATTTTTTTGACAGTAAGAAAATCTCCATCAAATCTCCTATTTTGATAAACAGAAAATACAACATTCTCACGCTTAGATATTTCACATAATTCCATTACTTCTTTGCTCGTTGATGCAACAGGTTTTTCTACCACAACATGCTTACCAGCCTGCATAGCTTTCAATGACATTTCAAAATGACAAGGATTCGGCGTTGAAATTACAACAAGATCAATATCAGATGTCAAAAGTTCATCAAAACTTCTAACCACCTCAACTTCTGGATACTCTTTCTTAGAATTAGTCGAGGTTCTCTCATAAACTTTTTTAAGATTAAACCTACTATCTGCATGAAGAAATGGAGCTTGAAAAATTTTCCCCGATAAACCGAATCCCGCAAGTCCCACGCATATCATATTGTTATTAATTTTTTCCACACTACTCTGCCTCACATTCCTACAAAATTTTAAACCATATAACAATTTTAACTAAAATTAAACTTAAATTCTATATATTCTGTTATACTCAATATGTAGACAATTTTTATTTAATTTTTAAGTTGGGAGTTATTTATATGAATTCACTGATTGTTGTTGGAACAGGATGGGGAGATGAAGGTAAAGGTAAGCTTACAGATTATCTCTCAAGTAAATTTGACGTTTGTGTTAGATATCAAGGAGGAAACAATGCAGGACATACAATAAAATTTAATAACAAACATTTCGCTCTTAATTTAATACCATCTGGTATTTTCAATTCTACTACAATGAACATATTATCAAATGGTATGGTAATAGATCTCAAAGTTCTTATTAAAGAATTGAATTCTCTAATTTCTCAAGGTATAAATTGTGAAAATCTTTATATATCAAATCGAGCACACATAATATTTCCATATCATATTGCACTTGATGAAATATTTGAAAATCTAAAAGGAGATAAAAAAGTTGGGACAACCAAACGAGGAATTGGACCTTGTTATGTTGACAAATATATGAGAATAGGAATAAGATTTGGAGATTTACTAAATAAAAATTCCTTTTATGAGAAGCTTTCTTTAAATGTCGACTATGCAAATAAACTTCTATCACTATTTGGAAATACTACTTTTGATAAAGATGAAATCTTCAATGAATACATGTCTTACATAAATATTATAAAAACAAAAATAATAGATAGTTCTGTATTTATAACAAACGCTTTAAATGAAAACAAGAAAGTAATATTTGAAGGTGCTCAAGGTATAATGCTTTGTTTAGATCACGGAACTTATCCATATGTTACCAGTTCATCACCTTCAGCATCATCTGTTGCTCTTAATTGTGGAATAGCTCCTCAATACATTCAAAAAGTTTTAGGAATAACCAAAGCCTACTCAACTCGTGTAGGTGAAGGAACACTCCCGACAGAAATTTTTTGTGAAATTTCAAAAAAGATACGTAAAATTGGAAATGAATATGGAACTACAACTGGAAGGAAAAGAAGAATTGGATGGCTCGATACTGTGATCTTAAAACATGGAAAAAGAATTTCTGGAATTACAGATTTAGCGATAACTCTACTAGACGTTTTAACAGGATTTGAAAAATTAAAAATCTGCATAGCTTACGAGCTAGATGGAAAAACAATAGATTTTATTCCATCAAGCATAGAAGAATTCTCTAGATGCAAACCTATATATATAGAGTTAGATGGATGGAGCGAAGATATAACACAAATTAAATCATTTAACGACTTGCCTGATAATGCTAAAAAATATATAAAAACAATTGAAAACATTACTAAAATTAAAATTTCAATTATATCCGTTGGTCCAGATAGAAATCAAACTATAGAAATATAAATTTAATACTGAATAACTTTTAATCCTAAGGGACAAGATAATAATAGTGCCATTTAAAGTTATAAGAATTAAATTTTATGTAGTGTTTTTAAAAACATCTTTATTTAATATAAAATTTAAGCACGTTGATTATATATTTAAACTGCATCTTATATTTTAAATGGCTGTATTAATTTTTTGTTGACTTTATACAAAATTAATATAATAATATCTCCATAAGGAGGAGGTTATTATGTCAAAATCTGCTATTTTCTTTCTTAGAAGATTATCATTTGCAATAATTTTCTTTTTACTTGGTTGCCTTTTAGGATATATCTAATCATCTAGTTCTACATCATCAAGAACTGGAAGTTCTTCTAATTTCTCAATCCCAAATTGCTTTAAAAAATTATCAGTCGTTCCATATAGAATTGGTCGACCTATGGCTTCAAGTCTACCGGATTCTTTTATAAGATCCTTATCTAAAAGAGTTTGTATTGCTTTATCACTTCGCACACCTCTTATCTCTTCAATCTCAACTCTCGTTACAGGTTGTTTATACGAAATTATAGATAATGTTTCTATAGCCGCTTGAGATAGAGATTGTCGTTGATTAGTTTTCAATAACCTAACTATGTATTTTTCATTCTCAGGTTTTGTCCCAAATTGGTATTTACCATCTATATTAAATACTTTTAATCCTCTATCAGAATTTTTATATAGAAGTTCAAATTCATCCATAAGAGATTTTACAAAGTCTTCCTTCTCTTCAAGAACATCGCTTATATCCTTCAAAGAAATCGGATCACCATATACAAATAACAATGATTCTATAACAGAGAAAAAATTATCTCTAACTGCTGTATCCAAAATAAACCTATCATTCATCTTCACTTTCTCCATATTCCAAGCTATTTTTTTCAAGTATAATGTCTGTAAATTTACCTACTTGTATAATTTTAAAATAATTTTGCTTAACAAGCTCAAGTATTGCAATAAAAATAATAATTATCTCAACCTTATCAACACACGGCTTAACTATTTCATTAAATCTCAAAACAGATTCTGATGTATTTTTTAAGTCTTTTATCTTATCATCAACCCTGAACTTATCCAAATAAATATTAGTTTGTATTGGATTTGAATCATTCTGTTTTTCTATATAAGAATTAATCAATTTCTTATACTTATCATAGAAATATAAAATATCAATATCTTTAAATATTTGATTTAAATCAATTGCCTCTTCTTTAGGCTGATCAATTATTTCTGGCTTTTTAAAATATGTATTACCCTGACCTTTATATTTAGATAGCAATACCTCTGATACTTTTTTAAATTTTTTATACTCTATGAGCCTATCAAACAATAAATTTTCTGATGTTTCTTCCTCTTGTTCTTCAACTTTATTTAATTTTTCTGGAATAAGTTTTCGAGATTTTATTTCAATAAGTGTAGCCGCCATAACAATAAATTCTGACGCAATATCAAGGTCAAATTCTTTCATTTTATCTATGTACTCTATATATTGAATGGTTATATCATAGATATTTATATTGTAAATACTCATTTTATTTTTTGTAATAAGATGAAGTAGCAGATCAAATGGTCCTTCAAAATTTTCAATTTTTATATCCATTACTTAATACCCAATAATTTTAAAATTTTATTTAATTAAATACTATCACATATGCTCATATCGAGTAAATTCTCCAAAATATATAACTAATTAATTTTTTCGAGTTCTTTAAAAGTCAAAAGCTTGTCCCTATAATATTCATATTGTTTCCTCCTCGCTTCAATCTCTGCAGGGAGTCCTTCAGTTAAATCGTTACAAAGCTTATCAAATTTATCGAGGATTGAAACTATTCTTTCTTGTTCTTCTAATGGTGGGAGTGGTAGCACTAATCCTTTAACAATATTGGCATTTAAATTTTGAACGGCTCCACCAAAAGATGCCTTTTTCTTCATCTCATTTTGATAAATATTTGAATTCAACAAATAGTATAAAAAATCTGTTAAATAATAATTGGAAAAGTTACTTATTATAAGCCAACCATCATGAACGCATCCATTTATTTTCAAAATATAAGGTCTTCCAAAACTCATAGAGTTAGATAAAATAAGATCGCCTTTTTTAACAAACCGAGATTTTTCAGCACCTTCTTTAGTAATTCTTTCTTCTGAACAAGTTATATATTTTTCACCTATCTTTACATCACCAATTTTAATCCAATTAACTCCACTAGAATCTGTCGTTATAAATTCCCTTATCGGTCTTGGTGAAGCTCCGCGAAAAATAGTAGCACATTCTCCAAACTGTTTCCACTCAACCCCATCACCAAACATAAGCAATTTATCTCTATAATACTCATACTGTTTCCTTCTTGCTGTAAGCTCTGCTGTAAGCTCTTCTGTAAGATTTGTAAACAAATCTAAAATATGTACAATCTCTTCTTGAAGCTCTAACGGGGGTATTGGAATTTTAAATTTTGAATATTTACCTATCCATTGCCTTGTATGATCATTGTTTGAATATCCTATATTTTTCATACAATGATAAATAAATCTAAAATTTATACTATCTTTGGATTTAGGTGTTAACATTTTCATAGCAGATGATTTTATTTTAAATACAAAATCCACCCAATGAAATGAAGCTGTAAAATCATCAAATATAATTACTGGTTTATCTTTACTAGATTTATACAATCCATCTTTTTCATTTGTGTATCCTAAAACAAATGATTGCCCTGCTGTTAAAACTGGAATATCATATTTATCACTATACTCTGTGGATTTTACTATATATTTTGTAGGTTGTTCATAATCTAAAAACTCCCCAATCTCTTTCCACTCAACTCCATCAGGACAAAGTTCTTTTATCAATTTATCAAATTTGCCCATCTTTTTTTCACCCCTAACACACTCAAGATTAAGCACATTATATTATTATAACTATACATTAATAAAAATTGATACCAAAATAACAAAAAAGGATAGCTAATTGACTATCCTTTTTCCATTAAACTTCTATATTCTAAAAGTTTAATTGGTACTTTCTTCCTTATTATCTTTCTTAAAAATTGATAATATATTATCAAATATACTACTATTTTTCATATCACGATCGCTATATACTTCAACTCTTCCTACTTCTTTTCCATCAATTAAATATATAACTGTTCCCATAATATCGCCCTGTTTAATGTTCTTTTTATTCTTACTTATATCAAGTTTTGTTGATATTTTAAGGTCATTTGTTTTTTCAACAACTAAACTAAGTGATTGTGCTGCCTTTAAAATTATAAATTTATCCTTATCATTTCCTAATTGAAATTTAGAAACCTCAGAATCTTTTTGTACTACTTCTTTTCTCTCAAACAATGAAAATCCATAATTTAAAAGCATACTTGCATCTCTGTTTCTTATCTTATAAGTAGGTGCTCCCATTATTATACATAGCATTCTAACCCCACTTCTTTGTGCTGTCGCAGAAATACAATATTTTGCCTCATTAGTAAATCCAGTTTTTAATCCATCACATCCATTAAAAAATCTAACAAGTTTATTGTGATTAACAAGTTCTATTGGAGTTTTTCTATTTGTTGAAATCGTTTCCATATATGTACCACTATATTTCAATAT is from Candidatus Arthromitus sp. SFB-rat-Yit and encodes:
- a CDS encoding acyl-CoA thioesterase yields the protein MKSIKDIEVRYSETDQMGVVYHSNYLIWMEIGRTNFIKDSGFNMMDFERKGFLFPVYEMDIKFMSPARYDENIHVETSIHKLSKVKMIYEQRIFNDKNEEKTRAFVTIVCVTKKDFKIVRFDKEMKEFYNKCLSSLEK
- the purB gene encoding adenylosuccinate lyase; the encoded protein is MIKRYSRKEMTNVWSDENKFNSWLKVELLSSKAFSELGVIPKDDVKKLWENCKVDVHRMLELERETRHDVVAFTRALSESLGEEKKWIHYGLTSTDVVDTAYGYILKQANEIILRDIEEILDVLREKAIEYKKVPCIGRTHGIHADITSFGLKFALWYDEMMRNLERFKLSSRDVEVGKISGAVGNYSNIDPFIQDYVCNKLGINSSSISTQTLQRDRHAFYMSTISLIGSTLEKIGVEIRHLQRTEVREVEERFVKGQKGSSAMPHKRNPISSENIAGCARVLRGYTVTSFENISLWHERDISHSSAERIILPDATILIDYMLNRMKNILENLVVFEDNMLENINKTYGIIFSQRVMNSLINKGLSREEAYDIVQSLAMNCFTNKLEFKEMLINDSEILKYLTLLEVEECFSIDYYMKNVDIILKRVGILK
- a CDS encoding Gfo/Idh/MocA family oxidoreductase — translated: MEKINNNMICVGLAGFGLSGKIFQAPFLHADSRFNLKKVYERTSTNSKKEYPEVEVVRSFDELLTSDIDLVVISTPNPCHFEMSLKAMQAGKHVVVEKPVASTSKEVMELCEISKRENVVFSVYQNRRFDGDFLTVKKIINENMIGEVLDYECHFDRFVTGKNKKQWKVDGGKGIDLLYDIGVHLIDQAYNIFGMPNEVYADLRKQRNESSGIDNFQVYLYYKDKKVVLSSGEVVAMSGPHFAIHGTKGSFIKYGKDLQEGRLISGMRPWESDLGVDEEKYFGTLCRVSENEFLEEKIVTEIGDYGKYYDNIYHAINDGGELFVKPEEAIDVMKIIEAAQCSSAEKCRVKVV
- a CDS encoding adenylosuccinate synthase, whose product is MNSLIVVGTGWGDEGKGKLTDYLSSKFDVCVRYQGGNNAGHTIKFNNKHFALNLIPSGIFNSTTMNILSNGMVIDLKVLIKELNSLISQGINCENLYISNRAHIIFPYHIALDEIFENLKGDKKVGTTKRGIGPCYVDKYMRIGIRFGDLLNKNSFYEKLSLNVDYANKLLSLFGNTTFDKDEIFNEYMSYINIIKTKIIDSSVFITNALNENKKVIFEGAQGIMLCLDHGTYPYVTSSSPSASSVALNCGIAPQYIQKVLGITKAYSTRVGEGTLPTEIFCEISKKIRKIGNEYGTTTGRKRRIGWLDTVILKHGKRISGITDLAITLLDVLTGFEKLKICIAYELDGKTIDFIPSSIEEFSRCKPIYIELDGWSEDITQIKSFNDLPDNAKKYIKTIENITKIKISIISVGPDRNQTIEI
- the scpB gene encoding SMC-Scp complex subunit ScpB is translated as MNDRFILDTAVRDNFFSVIESLLFVYGDPISLKDISDVLEEKEDFVKSLMDEFELLYKNSDRGLKVFNIDGKYQFGTKPENEKYIVRLLKTNQRQSLSQAAIETLSIISYKQPVTRVEIEEIRGVRSDKAIQTLLDKDLIKESGRLEAIGRPILYGTTDNFLKQFGIEKLEELPVLDDVELDD
- a CDS encoding segregation/condensation protein A, translated to MDIKIENFEGPFDLLLHLITKNKMSIYNINIYDITIQYIEYIDKMKEFDLDIASEFIVMAATLIEIKSRKLIPEKLNKVEEQEEETSENLLFDRLIEYKKFKKVSEVLLSKYKGQGNTYFKKPEIIDQPKEEAIDLNQIFKDIDILYFYDKYKKLINSYIEKQNDSNPIQTNIYLDKFRVDDKIKDLKNTSESVLRFNEIVKPCVDKVEIIIIFIAILELVKQNYFKIIQVGKFTDIILEKNSLEYGESEDE
- a CDS encoding restriction endonuclease subunit S, producing MGKFDKLIKELCPDGVEWKEIGEFLDYEQPTKYIVKSTEYSDKYDIPVLTAGQSFVLGYTNEKDGLYKSSKDKPVIIFDDFTASFHWVDFVFKIKSSAMKMLTPKSKDSINFRFIYHCMKNIGYSNNDHTRQWIGKYSKFKIPIPPLELQEEIVHILDLFTNLTEELTAELTARRKQYEYYRDKLLMFGDGVEWKQFGECATIFRGASPRPIREFITTDSSGVNWIKIGDVKIGEKYITCSEERITKEGAEKSRFVKKGDLILSNSMSFGRPYILKINGCVHDGWLIISNFSNYYLTDFLYYLLNSNIYQNEMKKKASFGGAVQNLNANIVKGLVLPLPPLEEQERIVSILDKFDKLCNDLTEGLPAEIEARRKQYEYYRDKLLTFKELEKIN
- a CDS encoding D-alanyl-D-alanine carboxypeptidase family protein, with the translated sequence MRIFKSVLFGVLFSFIVGCLPVYAINDTNNNGTDVEARSAILMEVETGKIIFDKNSREKFAPASVTKIMTMLLTMEAIDSGRIKLDDVVTVTENAQKMGGSTMLLEAGELRTVEELLKGVAIASGNDAAVALAEYLGGSVENFVNKMNDRAKELGMKDTTFQNPTGLPTENHLTTAYDISIMSRELLKHETILKYSGTYMETISTNRKTPIELVNHNKLVRFFNGCDGLKTGFTNEAKYCISATAQRSGVRMLCIIMGAPTYKIRNRDASMLLNYGFSLFERKEVVQKDSEVSKFQLGNDKDKFIILKAAQSLSLVVEKTNDLKISTKLDISKNKKNIKQGDIMGTVIYLIDGKEVGRVEVYSDRDMKNSSIFDNILSIFKKDNKEESTN